One genomic segment of Stenotrophomonas sp. 704A1 includes these proteins:
- a CDS encoding hotdog fold domain-containing protein: protein MSTPLLSLYQRLQRWPAGNWLFSRAVCFKAPYFASIAPRITRLEHGRCEGTLADRRKVRNHIGTVHAIAMCNLAELTAGLMVDASLPKGMRWIPRGMQVQYLAKARGTLQAVALPAQPIVAATAGYALPVTVSVRDRAGTEVFSAVIDMWMSPAK from the coding sequence ATGTCCACGCCCCTGCTGTCCCTCTACCAGCGTCTGCAGCGATGGCCTGCCGGCAACTGGCTGTTCTCGCGCGCGGTGTGCTTCAAGGCGCCCTACTTCGCCAGCATCGCCCCGCGCATCACCCGCCTTGAGCACGGCCGCTGCGAAGGCACGCTGGCCGACCGCCGCAAGGTGCGCAACCACATCGGCACGGTGCACGCGATCGCGATGTGCAACCTGGCCGAGCTGACCGCCGGGTTGATGGTCGATGCCTCGCTGCCCAAGGGCATGCGCTGGATCCCCAGGGGCATGCAGGTGCAGTACCTGGCCAAGGCGCGCGGCACGCTGCAGGCGGTGGCGCTGCCGGCGCAGCCGATCGTGGCAGCGACGGCAGGTTACGCGCTGCCGGTGACGGTGAGCGTGCGCGATCGCGCGGGGACGGAGGTGTTCAGCGCGGTCATCGACATGTGGATGTCGCCGGCGAAGTAG